The genomic segment GAGGGACTGCCTACGGCGCGCGCGGGCGCACGCTGGGTGAGGCGGTCTTCTGCACCGGGATGACCGGGTACCAGGAGACGCTCACCGACCCCTCGTACCACCGGCAGATCGTCGTGCAGACGGCACCGCACATCGGCAACACCGGCTGGAACGACGAGGACGACGAGTCGCAGCGCATCTGGGTCGCCGGGTACGTCGTGCGCGACCCGGCGCGTGTGCCGTCGAGCTGGCGGGCGACGCGTTCGCTGGACAGCGTCCTCGTCGAGCAGGGCGTGGTGGGTATCGCCGAGATCGACACCCGCACCCTGACCCGGCACCTGCGGGAGCACGGCTCCATGCGGGCGGGCGTGTTCTCCGGCGATGCGCTGGTCGGCGACGACGACATGGTGGCGCAGGTGCTCGCGAGCCCGAAGATGAAGGGCGCGGACCTCGCCCGCGAGGTGACCACCTCGAAGCCCTACGTGGTGCCCGCCATCGGCGAGACCCGGTTCCGGGTCGCGGCGCTGGACCTCGGCATCAAGGCGAACACGCCGCGGCAGCTCGTGCGGCGCGGTGTCGAACTGCACGTGCTGCCCGCGGGCAGCGGCATCGACGACGTCCTCGCGACCGAGCCGGACGGCGTGTTCCTGTCGAACGGCCCCGGCGACCCGGAGACGCAGGGCGACGCGATCGAACTCACCCGCCGGGTGCTGGAGCGTGGTCTGCCGCTGTTCGGGATCTGCTTCGGCAACCAGATCCTGGGCCGGGCGCTGGGCCTGTCGACCTACAAGATGCGGTTCGGGCACCGCGGCATCAACGTTCCCGTGATCGACGCGGCGACGGGCCGTGTGGCCATCACCTCGCAGAACCACGGCTTCGCGCTGGAGGGCGAGCCGGGGCAGCGGTTCGACTCGCCGTTCGGTAAGGCGCACGTGAGCCACTACTGCGCCAACGACGGCACCGTCGAGGGGCTGCGGTGCGAGGAGGTCCCGGCGTTCTCCGTGCAGTACCACCCCGAGGCCGCCGCGGGCCCGCACGACGCGGCGCCGCTGTTCGACGACTTCGTGACCATGATGGAGGCCCGCCATGCCCAAGCGCACTGACATCGAGCATGTGCTCGTGATCGGGTCCGGGCCGATCGTCATCGGCCAGGCCGCCGAGTTCGACTACTCCGGGACGCAGGCGTGCCGTGTGCTGCGGTCCGAGGGTTTGCGGGTGAGCCTGGTCAACTCCAACCCGGCCACGATCATGACCGACCCGGAGTTCGCCGACTCGACCTACGTCGAGCCCGTGACGCCGGAGTTCGTGGAGAAGGTCATCGTCGCCGAGCAGGAGAAGGGCAGGCCGATCGACTCGCTGCTGGCCACCCTCGGCGGCCAGACGGCGTTGAACTGCGCGGTCGCGCTCCACGAGCGCGGGGTGCTGGAGAAGTACGGCATCGAGCTCATCGGCGCCGACATCGACGCCATCCAGCGCGGTGAGGACCGGCAGAAGTTCAAGGACATCGTGCGCGCCGTCGGCGGCGGTGTTCCGCGCAGCGCCGTGTGCCACTCCATGGAGGAGGTCCACGAGACCGTCGCGGAACTCGGGCTGCCGGTGGTCATCCGTCCGTCGTTCACCATGGGCGGCCTCGGCTCGGGCATGGCGCACACGCCCGAGGAGCTGGAGCGCATGGCGTCGTTCGGGCTGGAGGAGAGCCCGGTCACCGAGGTGCTCATCGAGGAGAGCGTCCTCGGCTGGAAGGAGTACGAGCTCGAACTCATGCGCGACCGCCACGACAACGTGGTGATCGTGTGTTCGATCGAGAACGTCGACCCGATGGGCGTGCACACCGGCGACTCCGTGACCGTCGCCCCGGCGATGACGCTCACCGACCGCGAGTACCAGCAGATGCGCGACCTCGGTATCGCGGTGCTGCGCGAGGTCGGTGTCGACACGGGTGGCTGCAACATCCAGTTCGCCGTCAACCCGAAGGACGGCCGCATGGTCGTCATCGAGATGAACCCCCGCGTCTCGCGCTCGTCGGCCCTGGCGTCGAAGGCCACCGGATTCCCCATCGCCAAGATCGCGGCCAAGCTCGCGATCGGGTACACGCTCGACGAGATCAGCAACGACATCACCGGCGAGACACCCGCGTCGTTCGAGCCCACGCTCGACTACGTGGTCGTCAAGACGCCCCGGTTCGCGTTCGAGAAGTTTCCCGGCGCGGACCCCGAGCTGACCACGACGATGAAGAGCGTCGGCGAGGCGATGGCGCTCGGCCGCAACTTCGCCGAGGCGCTGGGCAAGGCCATGCGCTCCCTGGAGACGAAGGCCGTCGGGTTCTGGACCAGGCCCGACCCTGAGGGCGCGACGCTGGAGTCGACACTCGAGGCACTGCGCACGCCGCACGAGGGACGCCTCTACACCGTGGAGCGCGCGTTGCGGCTCGGTGCCACCGTGGAGCAGGTCCACGAGGCCAGCGGCATCGACCCGTGGTTCCTCGACCAGATCGAGCTGATCGGTGAGGTGGGCGCGCAGCTGCGCGACGTGCCCGTGCTCGACGAGGGCCTGCTGCGCCGGGCCAAGCGCATCGGACTGTCCGACCGGCAGATCGCGGCCCTGCGGCCGGAACTGGCCGGTGAGGACGGCGTCCGCGCGCTGCGCCACCGGCTCGGCGTGCGTCCGGTCTTCAAGACCGTGGACACGTGTGCCGCGGAGTTCGAGGCGAAGACGCCCTACCACTACTCGGCCTACGAGACGGACCCCGCCGCGGAGTCCGAGGTGGCCGAGCAGCGGGAGAAGCCCAAGGTACTGATCCTGGGCTCGGGGCCGAACCGGATCGGTCAGGGCATCGAGTTCGACTACTCGTGCGTGCACGCCGCGCTGGCGCTGCGCGAGGCCGGGTTCGAGGCCGTGATGGTGAACTGCAACCCGGAGACCGTGTCCACCGACTACGACACCTCCGACCGCCTGTACTTCGAACCGCTCACGTTCGAGGACGTGCTGGAGATCGTGCACGCCGAGCAGGAGTCGGGAGACGTCGTCGGGGTGATCGTCCAGCTCGGTGGGCAGACTCCGCTGGGCCTCGCCCAGCGGCTCGCCGACGCGGGAGTGCCCGTGGTGGGGACACCGCCCGAGGCCATCCACCTCGCGGAGGAACGCGGCGCGTTCGGCGAGGTGCTGACGGCCGCCGGCCTGCCCGCGCCGAAGTACGGCATGGCGACGTCGTTCGACGGTGCCCGCGCGATCGCCGACGAGATCGGCTACCCGGTGCTGGTGCGGCCCTCGTACGTGCTGGGCGGCCGGGGCATGGAGATCGTCTACGACGAGGAGTCGCTGCGCGGCTACATCGAGCGCGCGACCGAGGTCACCCCCGAGCACCCCGTGCTCGTCGACCGGTTCCTCGACGACGCCATCGAGATCGACGTCGACGCGCTCTACGACGGCGAGGAGCTCTTCCTGGGCGGTGTCATGGAGCACATCGAGGAGGCCGGGGTGCACTCCGGCGACTCGGCGTGCGCCCTGCCGCCGATCACCCTGGGCCGCACCGACCTGGACGCGGTCCGCCGCTCGACCGAGGCCATCGCCAAGGGCATCGGTGTGCGGGGGCTGCTCAACGTCCAGTACGCCCTCAAGGACGACGTCCTGTACGTGCTGGAGGCCAACCCGAGGGCGTCGCGCACCGTGCCGTTCGTGTCGAAGGCCACGGCGGTGTCGCTGGCGAAGGCGGCGGCTTTGCTCATGACCGGTTCGTCGATCGCCGATCTGAGGGCGCGCGGCGTCCTGCCCGCCGAGGGCGACGGTGGACTGCTGCCGGTGGGCTCGCCGGTGGCGGTGAAGGAGGCCGTGCTGCCGTTCCACCGGTTCCGCACGCCGGAGGGCCACGGGGTCGACTCGCTGCTCGGTCCGGAGATGAAGTCGACGGGCGAGGTGATGGGCGTCGACGTCTCGTTCGGCGAGGCGTTCGCGAAGTCCCAGGCGGGCGCGTACGGGTCGCTGCCCACGCACGGCACCGTGTTCGTCTCGGTCGCCAACCGGGACAAGCGGTCGCTGGTCTTCCCGGTGAAGCGGCTCGCCGACCTGGGCTTCCGGGTCGTCGCGACGGCGGGCACCGCGGACGTGTTGCGGCGCAACGGCATCGAGTGCGCGGTGGTGCGCAAGCACTACGAGGGCAGCACGGCCGCCGAGCCCAACATCGTCGAGGTGATCCTGGACGGCGGTGTCGACATGGTGATCAACACGCCGTACGGGAACAGCGGTCCGCGCGTGGACGGGTACGAGATCCGCACCGCGGCGGTGTCGCGGGGCATCCCGTGTGTCACCACGGTGCAGGGCGCCGCGGCGGCGGTGCACGGCATCGAGGCCCTCATCCGCGGGGACATCGTCGCGCGCTCGCTGCAGGAGTTGCAGGCCACCGTTCGTGAGGTGACCCGCGCGTGAGCGGGCACCCGGAAGGCTCGTTCGGTGCGCGGCTGACCGAGGCGGTGGCCGCTCGCGGCCCGCTGTGCGTGGGCGTGGACCCGCATCCGGCGTTGCTGGAGGCCTGGGGGCTGCCCACGGACGCGGGCGGGCTCGAACGCTTCGCTCTGACGGCCACGGAGGCCCTCGCGGGCTCCGTGGCCGTGCTGAAGCCCCAGTCGGCGTTCTTCGAGGCGTACGGGTCGGCGGGGATCGCGGTACTCGAACGCGTCCTCGCCACCGCCCGGGAGGGCGGAGCACTCGTGTTGCTGGACGTCAAACGCGGGGACATCGGGTCGACGATGGCGGCCTACACGGCCGCCTACCTCGCCGACGGAGCGCCGTTGGCGGCCGACGCCGTCACGGTGTCGCCTTACCTCGGTTTCGGTTCGTTGGACGCCGCGGTGGAGCAGGCACGGCTCACCGGGAGAGGGGTGTTCGTGCTCGCACGGACGTCCAATCCGGAGGGCCACGCCGTCCAGCGGGCGAGAGACGCCCACGGCGCCACCGTCGCGCAGTCCATTGTGGATGAAGCGGCGAAGTGCAACGAGGGTGCGGACCCGCTCGGTCACGTGGGCGTGGTCGTGGGTGCCACCGTGGGGCCGGACGAGGTGTCCCTGGAGCGCCTCAACGGGCCCGTGCTGGCCCCGGGATTCGGCGCTCAGGGTGCCACCGCCGAGGATTTGCGCCGGGTTTTCGGAGGGGAACAGAGAGGCCTGCTCCCGACGTCGTCGCGGGACATTCTGCGGCACGGTCCCGACCCGGACGCGTTACGCGCCGCGGTGGAGCGAACGCGGGATACTCTCGCGTCCATCCTGCCGTAAACGCATGCGGCGCCGGAACAAGCCCTGGTCCGACCATATTTTGATCTTGCACTACGCTACGCGTCGTGGCGTCAGGCGGGGTGTTCCGGCGCAACAGGAAATGCTTCGGATTCCGACCTTGCGACCCATGTCTGGGAGCGTTTCCGTGAGTAGGGTCGGCTCTGGCCGTGTCCTGGCGCGGTCGGCATCACCCCCGCATTGAGAGACCAGGTCGAGGGTGGGTACGGTCGCCACACCCACCCAGAATTTTTGAGTAACACCGGAGGAAAACGTGGCACTTCCCCAGCTCACCGAGGAACAGCGTGCTGCGGCGCTGGAGAAGGCCGCCGCCGCCCGTCGCGCTCGCGCGGAGCTCAAGGAAAGGCTCAAGCGCGGCGGTACGACCCTCGCCGACGTGCTGAAGCAGGCCGACGAGGACGAGGTCCTCGGCAAGATGAAGGTCTCCGCTCTGCTGGAGGCTCTGCCGGGCGTGGGCAAGGTGCGTGCGCAGCAGACGATGGAGCGGCTGGAGATCGCCACCAGCCGTCGTCTGCGTGGTCTCGGCGACCGGCAGCGCAAGGCGCTGCTGGCCGAGTTCAGCGGCGAGTGAGTGAGCAGGTTCACGGCTCGAACGCGGCAGGCTTTCCGGCCGGTCGCGCGATGAACGGTGAGTCGGTGTCGGGCGCGAGCCCCAGGCACCGGCTCACCGTCGTGTCGGGCCCGTCCGGCGTCGGTAAGTCGAGTGTCGTGGCCGAGTTGCGACGACTGTGTCCCGACATCTACTTCAGCGTGTCGGTGACCACCCGGCCACCGCGCGCCGGCGAAGTGAACGGTGAGCACTACCACTTCGTCGACCGGGAGACCTTCGAGGCGATGGAGCGCGGCGGCGAGCTGCTCGAACACGCCGAGTTCGCGGGCAACCGCTATGGAACGCCCCGAGCTCCCGTGGAACGCGTGCTGGACGCCGGTCGCCCGGCCGTCCTGGAGATCGAGCTCCAGGGTGCCCGGCAGGTGCGTCGGGCGATGCCGGAGGCGCAGCTGGTCATGCTGCTGCCGCCCTCGTGGGACGAACTGGTCGGCAGGCTCACGGGACGGGGCACGGAGCACGACGACGCCGTCCGTGCGCGTCTCCGCGAAGCCGAACGAGAACTCGCGGCGGCCGACGAGTTCGACGAGCGCATCGTCAACGCCGACGTGCGAGCCGCCGCACGCCAGTTGCTAAGCTTGGTGACTGGCCGAACCACCGCATGCGACGAGACGGAGCACAGTCAGTGACCGCGATTACGCTGGGTCCGCAGGGTGAGCAGCTTGAAGGCATCACCAACCCGCCCATCGACGACCTGCTCGACAAGGTCAGCTCGAAGTACGCCCTCGTGATCTACGCGGCGAAGCGCGCCCGTCAGATCAACGACTACTACGCCCAGCTCGGCGAGGGTCTGCTGGAGTACGTGGGGCCGCTCGTGGAGCCGGGCCCCCGCGAGAAGCCGCTGTCGATCGCTCTGCGCGAGATCCACTCGGGTCTGCTGGAGCACACCGAGGGCGAGTAGTCCTCCGGTGGGAACGCGACCTCGAGTCGTTCTCGGTGTCGGGGGCGGCATCGCCGCCTACAAGGCGTGCGAGGTGCTGCGCGGACTCACCGAGACCGGGCACGACGTCCGTGTCGTCCCCACCGCCGCCGCCCTGAACTTCGTCGGGGCCGCCACCTTCGAGGCGTTGTCGGGGCATCCCGTGCACACCGGGGTGTTCTCCCAGGTTCCCGAGGTGCAGCACGTGCGGGTCGGCCAGGAGGCCGACCTGGTGCTGGTGGTGCCCGCGACGGCGGACCTGCTGGCGAAGGCGGCGCACGGGCTCGCCGACGACCTGCTCACCAACACGCTGCTGACCGCACGGTGTCCGGTGGCGTTCTTCCCCGCCATGCACACCGAGATGTGGGAGCACCCGGCGACGCAGGACAACGTGGCGTTGCTGAGGTCACGCGGCGCCGTGGTCACCGAGCCGGACTCGGGTCGGCTGACCGGCAAGGACACCGGCAAGGGCCGCCTCGCCGATCCGCGGGAGATCGTCGACCTGGCCCGTCTGCTGCTCGCGCGTCCCGACGCGCTGCCCCGCGACCTCGACGGGGTCCGGATCGTGGTGTCGGCGGGCGGGACCCGGGAACAGCTGGACCCGGTGCGCTTCCTCGGCAACCGATCGTCCGGCAAGCAGGGCTACGCGCTCGCCCGGGTCGCCGCGCAGCGAGGGGCCGAGGTGACGCTCGTCGCCGCGCACACGGTGGCGCTGCCCGACCCGGCCGGAGTGCGCGTGGCGCGCGTGTCGACGGCCGCCGAGCTGGAGAGCGCCGTGAACGCGGCCTCGCTGGACGCCGACGTCGTCGTGATGGCCGCGGCGGTCGCGGACTTCCGTCCCGCCGCCCGAGCCGAGCACAAGATCAAGAAAAAGGACGACGGATCGGCTCCGACCGTGGTGTTGGAGCGCAACCCGGACATCCTCGCCGGCCTCGTGGCACGCAGGCGGCCCGGCCAGCTGCTGGTGGGGTTCGCGGCGGAGACCGGCGACGAGCACGGCAGTGTCCTCGACCACGCCCACAAGAAGTTGAAGCGCAAGGGCGTCGACCTGCTCGTCGTGAACGCCGTCGGCGAGGGCCGCGCGTTCGAGGTCGACGAGAACACCGGGTGGCTGCTGTCGGCCGACGGTGCCGAGCAGCGCATCCCGTTGGGCGCCAAGACCGAGCTCGCGACCACCGTGTGGGACGCCGTGTCGGAGCTGCTGCGGGAGAGTGGGCGGCCCCAGTAGGCTTCAGTCGCATCGACACGTCGAGTGAGGATGGGGCGAAGGTCCGGTGTGTGCGTCGAACCGCAGGTTGTTCACGTCGGAGTCGGTGACCGAGGGGCATCCCGACAAGGTCTGTGACTCGATCAGCGACTCGATTCTGGACGCGTTGCTGAGCAAGGACGCGAACAGCCGCGTCGCGGTCGAGACCCTGATCACGACCGGGCAGGTCCAGGTCGCCGGTGAGGTGACCACCGAGGCCTACGCCGACATCCCGACGATCGTGCGCGATCGCGTCCTGGAGATCGGCTACGACTCGTCGGCGAAGGGCTTCGACGGTGCGTCGTGCGGGGTCAACGTGGCCATCGGTTCGCAGTCGCCCGACATTGCCCAGGGTGTGGACGCCGCGTACGAGACCCGGGTCGGCGAACACGATCCCGGCCACGTCGACGAGTTGGACCGCCAGGGCGCGGGCGATCAGGGTCTGATGTTCGGCTACGCGTGCTCGGACACCCCGGAGCTGATGCCGCTGCCCATCGCGTTGGCCCACCGGCTCGCCCGGCAGTTGACGGCCGTCAGGAAGGACGGCGTGCTGCCGTACCTGCGGCCGGACGGCAAGACGCAGGTGACCATCGAGTACGAGGGCGACCGCCCGGTGCGGCTGGACACCGTGGTCATCTCCAGCCAGCACGCCGAGGGCATCGACCTCGACAAGCTCCTCGCCGTGGACGTCGCGGAGCACGTGGTGGGTCCGGTGCTGCGGGAGATGGACTGGGAGCAGGAGGACACCCGCCTCCTCGTGAACCCGACGGGGCGGTTCGTGGTGGGTGGTCCGATGGGTGACGCGGGCCTGACCGGGCGCAAGATCATCGTGGACACCTACGGCGGTATGGCGCGCCACGGTGGTGGTGCGTTCTCGGGCAAGGACCCGTCGAAGGTGGACCGCTCGGCGGCGTACGCGATGCGCTGGGTCGCCAAGAACATCGTCGCCGCAGAACTCGCGGGCCGGGTCGAGGTGCAGGTGGCGTACGCGATCGGGAAGGCGGCGCCGGTGGGGTTGTTCGTCGAGACGTTCGGCACCGAGAAGGTGGATCCGGCCAAGATCCAGGCCGCGATCACGGAGGTGTTCGACCTGCGTCCGGCGGCCATCATCCGGGATCTGGACCTGTTGCGTCCGATCTACGCGCCGACGGCCGCCTACGGTCACTTCGGCCGGACCGACGTCGACCTGCCGTGGGAACGCACCGACCGCGTCGACGAGCTTCGCGCCGCTGTCGGAGCGTGACGGTGCGCCACCCCTTCGGGGGCCGAGTGGGTGGAGTGGCTTAAACTCCCGAACTCATGGTGCAGGCGCAGGAGGTCGTGGCGAGCCCGGTGGCGGCGGCCGAGACCGAGAAGGCCAAACCCCGCAAACCGCGCTACATCAGCTGGGATGCGGTGCGCGTGGTCGGCATCTTCGCGGTGCTGGCCTTCCACGCGACGCTGCTGGCGCCGTTGAACCTGCCGGGCCTCGATCTGCCGCCCGAGCCGCTGCGAATGGACTTCCCGTTCGGAGCCTCGGTCCTCATCACCGTGTCGGGCTACTTCGCGGCGATGACGATCGGCAAGCACCCCTCGCTGAGGTGGTGGCTGCGCAGGCTCGCGCGCCTGTTGCCCGCGTTCTGGGTCGCCGTGGTGGTCATCTTCGTGACGACCCAGCTGCTGGCGCCCGAGGGGCTGCCCCGGCACACCTACGGCGACCTGCTCGGCAACCTCGCGCTGGTGCACCTGCTGGTGCCCGACGTCGCCTACATCGACCTGGCGCACTGGACCGTGCCGGTGCAGGTGGCGGGCTTCACCGCCATCGCCCTCTTCGCGGCGAGCAAGCGGGTGCGCGGCACCGTGGCGTCCGCGGTGATGTGGGCGGTGCTGCTCGTGCCGCTCGCGATCCGGTACCTGTTCATGGGACCGGGCGACGTCGTGCCGATGTGGCTCTCCATCGCGATGGACGGCACCGGACTCAACCGGGCGCACCTGCTGATCGCGGGTTTCGCCATCTACCGCTGGTCGAAGAAGCGCATGAGCTTCACGCAGCTCTACCTGATGCTCATCGCGGTGTTGATGGCCCACAGCATGCATCCGCCCGCCAACGACGCCGTCCTGCCCTACGCGGTGGCCATGGTGCTCATCTGCGTGGCGGCCTACGCGCCGGCGTGGAACGGCCGGGTCTTCACGGCGCTGGAGCGGCCGATCCGCTGGCTCGCCGGCATCTCCTACGGCGTGTACCTCATGCACTACGTGATGGGCACCATCGTCGCCCGGCATCTCGCCGACCTGGGTGTGCCGTGGTGGGGCTGGGTGCCCGCGTGGTTCGCGGCGGCCATCCTGCTCGGGTGGGCGTTGACGAGGCTCGTGGAACAGCCCGCGTTCGACCTCCTGAACAAGTGGATCACCCCGAAGCGGCAGCCCGTTCCGTCGACGGAACCCGCCCGCCCCTCCGTGTGAGGCGGGCACACCCACCGGGTCTGGTAAAGAAGGACGGATGAGCCGTTCGGACACCGACCCGCTGTGGGAGTTGCCGCAGCCGCCGTCGGCGGAGTCGCGGGCGCGGTCGGATCGTCCGGCGGCGTCACCGGGGAGAGCGGCGAGGGCCGCGAAGAGCGCGAAGGGTTCGCGGTCCTCGCGCGGCGCCAAGGGCAAGCGGCAGCCCGCCGACACCGACCCGATCGCGCGCGTGCTCGTCGACGTTCCGCTGGCACACCTCGACCGGACCTTCGACTACCAGGTGCCGCGGGAGCTCGCCGAGACCGCGGTGCCGGGATGCCGCGTGCGGGTGCGGTTCGCGGGTCAGCTCGTGGACGGCTACCTGCTGGAGCGGGCGGCGACCAGCGACTACACGCGCAGGCTCGCGTTCCTGGAGCGCGTCGTCTCGCCCGAGCGCGTCCTGCCTCCCGCGCTGCTGCGCGTGTGCCAGGCGGTCGCCCGCCGGTACGGGGGCACGCTCGCCGACGTGGTGCGCCTGGCGGTGCCCCCTCGGCATGCGCGGGTGGAAGCAGAGCCGCCGCGTCCACCCGCCGCGGTGGCCTCGGCACCCGACCCCTCCGGTTGGCGTGCCTACCCGCGTGGACCGGCGTTCTTCTCGGCCGTGCGCGACGGGAAGGCGGCGCGCGCGGTGTGGCAGGCGCGTCCCGGGGAGGACTGGCCCCGTAGATTGGCCGAGCTCGCCACCGCGGTCGCCGCCGGAGGGCGCGGCGCGGTGCTCGTCGTGCCCGATCACCGTGACGTCGCTCGCGTGCACGCCGCGTGCGCGGCACTCGCCGGGGACGACAGTGTCGTGGCGTTGTCGGCCGGACTGGGGCCCGCGGAGCGGTACCGCCGATGGCTGGCCGTGGTGCGCGGTGCGGTGCGCATCGTGGTGGGGACGCGCGCGGCGATGTTCGCGCCGGTCGCCGACCCCGGGCTCTACGTCGT from the Saccharomonospora azurea NA-128 genome contains:
- a CDS encoding primosomal protein N' family DNA-binding protein, encoding MSRSDTDPLWELPQPPSAESRARSDRPAASPGRAARAAKSAKGSRSSRGAKGKRQPADTDPIARVLVDVPLAHLDRTFDYQVPRELAETAVPGCRVRVRFAGQLVDGYLLERAATSDYTRRLAFLERVVSPERVLPPALLRVCQAVARRYGGTLADVVRLAVPPRHARVEAEPPRPPAAVASAPDPSGWRAYPRGPAFFSAVRDGKAARAVWQARPGEDWPRRLAELATAVAAGGRGAVLVVPDHRDVARVHAACAALAGDDSVVALSAGLGPAERYRRWLAVVRGAVRIVVGTRAAMFAPVADPGLYVVWDDGDDLHVDPHAPYPQVRDVLLLRAHTDAASVLVAGHSRTAEAQLLVETGWAHSIVAPREELRAHAPRVTPTGEDFDVARDEAARAARLPAVAFEA